A single Algiphilus sp. DNA region contains:
- a CDS encoding general secretion pathway protein GspB — MSHILDALRRAEDERRLGRPPGRGVITSPLRASRRRTATAPRWVAIGIAVLGLAALLYAFLPERASDAPARSDSAGTPPVTRPASTPDPAPVAPASAEAEADAPIPRAQLADGARLRSLDALFPGVEGDQGPSAAARRSGAVALEPQDLFVAGSGTSARTGVDRDADAGSDRATSAASTPPPSSAETAPEPMLPAAQSDLPAFTIQVHVYDDDPERRFVRVGGRRYGIGERLPDGGMIADIVPDGLVVRWRDRLVKRALER, encoded by the coding sequence ATGTCCCACATCCTGGATGCGCTTCGCCGTGCCGAGGATGAGCGCCGCCTCGGCCGCCCGCCCGGGCGCGGCGTGATCACCAGTCCGCTGCGGGCAAGCCGCAGGCGCACCGCGACGGCACCGCGCTGGGTGGCCATCGGCATCGCCGTGCTCGGCCTGGCCGCCCTGCTCTACGCATTCCTGCCCGAGCGCGCGAGCGACGCACCCGCCCGATCCGACTCCGCCGGAACGCCACCCGTGACCCGGCCGGCATCCACTCCCGACCCGGCACCCGTCGCTCCCGCCAGCGCCGAGGCCGAAGCCGACGCCCCGATTCCGCGTGCGCAGCTTGCCGACGGCGCCCGCCTCCGGTCGCTGGATGCGCTCTTCCCCGGGGTCGAGGGCGATCAGGGCCCGAGCGCCGCCGCCCGGCGCAGCGGTGCGGTCGCCCTCGAACCGCAGGACCTCTTCGTCGCGGGTAGCGGCACGAGCGCCCGAACCGGAGTGGACCGCGATGCCGATGCCGGCAGCGACCGCGCCACCTCGGCGGCATCCACGCCTCCGCCATCATCGGCAGAGACGGCCCCGGAGCCGATGCTGCCAGCCGCGCAGAGCGATCTCCCGGCATTCACCATCCAGGTGCACGTCTACGACGACGACCCCGAGCGCCGCTTCGTGCGCGTGGGCGGCCGCCGCTACGGCATCGGCGAGCGCCTTCCCGACGGCGGAATGATCGCGGACATCGTTCCCGACGGCCTGGTCGTGCGCTGGCGCGACCGGCTCGTCAAGCGCGCGCTGGAACGCTAG
- a CDS encoding acetylornithine/succinyldiaminopimelate transaminase — protein sequence MSHADSAPSSITAARYHDLMVPNYAPADFVPVRGRGARVWTTDGRELIDFGGGIAVNSLGHCHPALVEALHEQAQQLWHVSNVVTNVPALALADALCQATFAERVFFCNSGAEANEAALKLARRRAAMVHGADKHEIISFSDSFHGRTLFTVSVGGQPKYAEHFGPLPGGIRHLPYNDAAALEAAVSDRTCAVIVEPIRGEGGVVPADPAFLAAARRACEAHDALLIFDEVQSGVGRTGSLYAYTQSPVVPDILTTAKGLGGGFPIGGMLTTAAIAEHLPVGSHGTTFGGNPLGCAVARRVLDIVNEPGFLATVGEKGAAMAQAVARMGRQHGVFEAVRGQGMLLGGVTAPAWRGRARDIVAAGHEAGVWCLVAGGDVVRFAPPLVLDDDEMREGLERLDRALAGLR from the coding sequence ATGTCACACGCCGACTCCGCACCGTCGTCGATTACCGCAGCGCGGTACCACGACCTCATGGTTCCCAACTACGCGCCGGCCGATTTCGTGCCGGTGCGCGGCCGGGGTGCGCGCGTGTGGACCACCGACGGGCGGGAGCTGATCGACTTCGGTGGCGGCATCGCGGTGAACAGCCTCGGGCACTGCCACCCGGCGCTGGTGGAGGCACTGCACGAGCAGGCGCAGCAGCTCTGGCACGTCTCCAACGTGGTCACCAACGTGCCGGCGCTCGCGCTCGCGGACGCCCTCTGCCAGGCGACCTTTGCCGAGCGCGTGTTCTTCTGCAACTCCGGGGCCGAGGCCAACGAGGCCGCGCTCAAGCTGGCGCGCCGGCGCGCGGCCATGGTGCACGGCGCCGACAAGCACGAGATCATCAGCTTCAGCGATTCCTTTCACGGGCGCACGCTGTTCACGGTGAGCGTGGGGGGACAGCCGAAGTACGCGGAGCACTTCGGACCGCTGCCGGGCGGCATCCGGCACCTGCCGTACAACGATGCCGCGGCGCTGGAGGCGGCGGTCTCGGACCGGACCTGCGCGGTGATCGTCGAGCCGATCCGGGGAGAGGGCGGTGTGGTGCCGGCCGACCCCGCGTTCCTGGCTGCGGCACGGCGCGCATGCGAAGCGCACGACGCGCTGCTGATCTTCGACGAGGTCCAGAGCGGCGTCGGCCGCACCGGCAGTCTCTACGCGTACACGCAGTCGCCGGTGGTGCCGGACATCCTCACCACCGCGAAGGGGCTGGGTGGCGGATTTCCCATCGGCGGCATGCTGACCACCGCGGCGATCGCGGAGCATCTCCCGGTCGGCAGCCACGGCACGACCTTCGGCGGGAATCCCCTCGGCTGCGCGGTCGCGCGGCGGGTGCTGGATATCGTCAACGAGCCCGGCTTCCTCGCCACTGTCGGCGAGAAGGGCGCGGCGATGGCCCAGGCGGTTGCGCGCATGGGGCGTCAGCACGGCGTCTTCGAGGCGGTGCGCGGGCAGGGGATGCTGCTCGGCGGCGTCACTGCGCCGGCGTGGCGCGGCCGCGCGCGCGATATCGTCGCGGCGGGGCACGAAGCCGGCGTGTGGTGCCTGGTGGCCGGCGGCGACGTGGTGCGCTTCGCGCCGCCCCTGGTGCTGGATGACGACGAGATGCGCGAGGGTCTGGAACGGCTCGACCGCGCGCTCGCCGGCCTGCGCTAG
- a CDS encoding slipin family protein, with protein sequence MFTSLLTLAVVLLAIIASAFKVLAEYERGVILTLGRYTSMKGPGLIIVIPVLQRMLKVDLRTVVMDVPPQDVISRDNVSVSVNAVVYFRVMDSSKAMLQVENYYEAISQLAQTTLRSVLGQHELDEMLTERDKLNQDIQKILDEASEPWGVKVANVEIKHVDLNDSMIRAMARQAEAERSRRAKVIHATGEQEAAEKLSQAAKQLSSQPQALQLRYMQTLIDVAGDKNSTIVFPLPMDLITPFMEKARSQADAAKNDSEAG encoded by the coding sequence ATGTTCACGAGCTTGCTCACCCTGGCCGTCGTCCTGCTGGCCATCATCGCCTCGGCCTTCAAGGTGCTCGCCGAGTACGAGCGCGGCGTCATCCTCACGCTCGGACGCTACACCTCGATGAAGGGCCCGGGCCTGATCATCGTCATCCCGGTGCTGCAGCGGATGCTCAAGGTGGATCTGCGCACCGTGGTCATGGACGTACCGCCGCAGGACGTGATCTCGCGCGACAACGTGTCGGTGTCGGTCAACGCGGTGGTCTACTTCCGCGTCATGGACTCGTCGAAGGCCATGCTCCAGGTCGAGAACTACTACGAGGCCATCAGCCAGCTGGCGCAGACCACGCTGCGCTCGGTGCTCGGCCAGCACGAGCTCGACGAGATGCTGACCGAGCGCGACAAGCTCAACCAGGACATCCAGAAGATCCTCGACGAGGCCTCCGAGCCCTGGGGCGTGAAGGTCGCCAATGTCGAGATCAAGCACGTCGACCTCAACGACTCGATGATCCGCGCGATGGCGCGCCAGGCCGAGGCCGAGCGCTCCCGCCGCGCCAAGGTCATCCACGCCACCGGCGAGCAGGAGGCGGCCGAGAAGCTCAGTCAGGCCGCCAAGCAGCTGTCGTCCCAGCCGCAGGCGCTGCAGCTGCGCTACATGCAGACGCTCATCGATGTCGCGGGCGACAAGAACTCGACCATCGTCTTCCCGCTGCCGATGGATCTCATCACGCCCTTCATGGAAAAGGCCAGGTCGCAGGCCGATGCCGCGAAAAACGACAGCGAAGCGGGCTGA